attctgaagccaCAATGAATTCTGGAAAGAAGCTTATATTAGTAGCTTTTGGGTGCCGGAATTAGTTCTGAGGAAAGCCAAACTGATCCAAAGATACTAGAGTTAACCTTGTTCCTCTCCGTTTTCACCTTGGAGGGGAGAAACTTATTCTAACTTTTGTTCCAGCTTTTAAGGGccaccatttttttcttttatatttgatCATATGTACTTGTACTTTTACATATGAAAGAACATTACATACTCTTACATACCACATTGTTATTCTACTAGTCACATGTGCAAGTTCCTCCATCGATGAAGCCTTGTAGGGTTTGGTTGATCCTGTTGTTACTTTTTGGCTATGTATGGCAGAGCTTGAAAAAACTATTTGGAGGGGCCAAAATAAGATATGCAATAGTGTGACATATCCTGGCCAATATCAAGTTTTGTGTTACTGAATTACTAATTTGCTCTGGGGGTTGGTTAAGAAGTTAGAGGCCAACAAagattttgtcaaaaaaaaggCCCATATATTTGTTTGTGAACTGGCAAAGGAATAGAAATGTTAGAGAATATACAAGACTGAATCACAATACCATCTAATTTCAAACGCATGGCAACCTCTCGAGTCTTGATAGTATGCATTTctcaaataaataaagatattCAAACCCCACCAAGAAGGCAAGAATGAACAATACATGTTCATAACATAAcaaaaaaagtaaaaggaaaaaaGTGCCAAGATACAAAGACAGTATTGGAAACGcttaaaaatgttttaatataatggATATACTTCagcaaaatattttaatataggATATACTTCAGTAAAGACTCAAAAgaactctctctctcactcacctTTTGGGAATCTCACAATCCTATGTTTCTTAAGCATGAAATGATGGCTATAACAGTAAGAAAAAGCATAAAATATGCGGTGGAGAAGATTTGTCACAAAGATTAGAGGCAGGTAAGCATATTACTAAGTGAGTCAATGATATGATGGCTATAACAGGAAGAAACTAATAAGAAACTTCCGAAGAAATTTAGGGACTATATCAAAAtatctatatatttttatataaaataatatgttattatatgcatatatattttCATCTTAAAATGTTGGGGGAGTCATGGATTCCCGTCTCTGGAAAACTCCGCATTGTAAGTCGCACCATTTTATGGCCTCCACTATGGTGGGAGAGTGGAGACCCAAACCTTGTAGTGACGTTTATGCGATTTAGAGTGCTCATTCCTGCATCTTTTGTTCCTGACTTTGTTCGTTCCCAAACTTGTGGCATTCCAAATGTCGAATGATTTTAGAAACCTCATTATGTGGAGACATTCACTAGAGACACTGACCCTCACGAGCATATTGATGCTCTCGAGACCGAAATGAGTTGTGTAGGAGCCACAAACCCGTTGTGTCAAAATTTGCCTCAAGCCTTGTGCAAGACTGCCCCCACTTGGTTTAAATCCTTAGCTACATACTCTATTAGCATAATGAACAATCTTTCCATCCAGTTTGTCCGTCATTAAATCAAAAACATAGACTTTTCGATTACCTCATAAACGTCTTTGTGCTCTTTATTGGCAAGGTTTTACGAGGAAGCCTTCTTGATTTTGAACCTCCTTCCAAACTTCATGTTACACATAATAGTGGAATCCCTTTAGGGAAGTAACATCTTTTGTGCCATTTTTTGTTGATCGACAACATCGAATGATATATGAGTTCAAGGAGAGGTTAATGAAATGTATTAGTGAAAGAAGACCACTTGGGAGAATTTCAGTCAATTGAGGCTGAGTCGAGCTAAAAAGGGAAGTCAAAGTCCAAGGGTTCAAAGAAGAAGTTGCAACTCCTCATTCTAAGAGTTCAACAAGTAATCCCTAAAAGGCGCTTCTCGTCCTACATTCCCTTTAACGCAAATCCATCTAGGAGATCATGCACACTGAGCTCATAGATGTATCATGGCTAACAATGCCCCAATGAGGTAGCACCACGTGCATGTCTAAACATTAACCTTTTCACCATGGGAACATCTACACTACTTGTAAGTGTGCTACCCTTCGTGGTGTGATCAAGAACCTCATATGAGAAGGGAAACTCGACCGATATGTATGAAGAGGCAAGAACGCAGAGGGTAGAAGCAATGAGTCCTATCGGTGTCGCAGGTTTCCAAGCCCGAATGGATGAGAACAAAGAGGGTGGAGAAGAACTCAGTCACCACCTGCGAAGGTCACACGcacacgcacacacacacatatatagcACACTCGTGCTTTAAATTTTAAAAGCATTCCCAAACCTAATAGAGAGGATCCTTATTCTATCACCACTAATCAATCATCGCTACCTTACACTTTTCATAACCGCCATAACCaattaaaaaatttcatcaTTATCACTCACTATCCTTCACCACAACCACTTTCCATTATTATTGTTGTCAGCGCTAATAGTTCTACCACTCCCATCAGCACTCACAACCACCATTGTCATCACTTGACCCTCTTTATTATCACAGTTATCAACACTCTATACCATATTCAACTCATTCTTTATTTTGTAAATTTTATATGAAATTTGTCTAATATTATATCAAATATTGAATTATCCGCTTACAAAATCAACTTTTATGATAGggaaaaaaactatttttgcataaaataataattcaaaacAAACTCTAAGAAAAATCATCAAAACAAACTTGTGTAGAAAATATGTTCAGCTATTTCAATCGGATAGGTGCTGAGGTGCAGAAAACAAATATATGCAATTAATAATTTTGAGAATGTGAGTGATtgaaagagaataaaaagaagttaaaagacaaaataaaaaatagtatgATGTAAGTAGAAGAGAtagatgaaaagaaaaataaaatatatattagatGTATTCGGTTATAGTGCtgtgaagaaaattaaaaatttaagttGAATAATATTATTAGAGGCAATttcgaaaaagaaaagaaattaaaggcaacaTGGTTAAtgcaattttttgttttatttttttgagtaTAAACGTGGTGAATATCTGAAATCTGAATGATCGAACCTTTACCTTTCCTTTCTAGTCACTACTAGTGTGGTAAATGGCAAAATTGAAGATtatataagaaaatgaaaaatttaatgCGGTGAGCGTGGATCGAACACGCGACCTTCAGATCTTCAGTCTGACGCTCTCCCAACTGAGCTATCCCCGCACTTGTTGATACGTATCTGTATTGCCAATATTTATCAGTGCTAATGTATCACGATTCTGAACTCTCTACTCATTAGTCATATACTGACGAGAAAAGGTAAATCAAAAGTCAAGATTGAGTATGGATTGGACGAATTTAATCTTTTGCTTTGCTGAAGACTAGTGTGATAGATCATAGATATAAATATAAGGGGAGGAGGATTGATGTGGTTTATGTGAGTGTAGTTGAAGGAATAAGGTGTGTAGAGgtggaaggaagagagagataggaagaaaagaaaaagtaagggagagaaaatatgagatgtgatagatgataagaggagagagatagaaataaaaataagtggaaatgaagtgtttaaaaagggaggtgtgtatatatcattactcgtagTTGAAgagttttattttccaatttttATGTGTATAGGGATTAATTTGCAACAACTACAcaagttttgagtttttagaGTATCCATACAACTAGTATTCATGAGACTAATCCCCTTGAGATTTaaagatcacattaagtggTTAAACCTCTTCCAACAAATCTTTCTCTATACGCAGCGTTCATAAATTGAATCATGAACTATAAACTTGAAGAGTTTAATTATCTACCAACTGTTCTAAGCCTTGTACAAATTAGTGAAATTACGCATATTGAGAACTAATTTGGTGTCTCACTCAACAAAACTTACACAAAGAAATTTTGGAATTGTAACTTCTAAGAATGAAAGTATGAAATTGTTTTAAGAAATATTGAGACTTAAAATTATGGAAATGTTAGGTGTGTTGGtgacattttattttaaatatattttaagaataaaaaaaatgctagtagaaaaagaaaaatggtaGAAGtttggggacatatgggttgggtaggagAAGTCCAGAGATCGATTCCTAacagtgtaatttatctttctgatgtaaaaaaaaaaggattagaAAGAGTAATGACTATAGGATTAGAAGCCCACGCTCTGAAGACCCCGAACAGAAAAGCCCAGGTCCATATAAATGAAACAACAGATaccaaattcttttcttttcctttcattttctttccctTCATTTTcctgtgtttttctttttaccGCGGTTGACTTTTGACTCTACTGTCAAAGCAAGCAAAGTACAAGACGGTGAAAAATGGAAAATCGATTCCtgaataattttgattttgaatgaaaaaggagtTGTTAGTTGTTACTTTACTTCCTCAGCAGCACTAGACGGAGAACGTGAAGAAGATCTACGCCGGCGGCGATGGAGGCGGTGGCGGCGGGACTCTGGACTCTGGCGGAGCACCACGAGAACACCGGCGAAATCGCCAAAGCAATCAAATGCCTCGAAGCCATTTGTCAAACCGAAGTCTCCTTTCCCCCTATCGTCGAGGTCAAGACTCGTCTTCGCATCGCCACTCTCCTCCTCCACTATTCTCACAACGTCAACCACGCCAAAGCACACCTCGAACGTTCCGTTAGTCTCTCTCACACTCTCTATCACTCTCTCGATTTTCGATTTTCCATTATCATCAGCGCAATTTTGAAACTGTTGATTTCTGTTTCGTGTTTTTTCAGCAATTGCTTTTGAAATCGATTCCTTCATGCTTTGAATTGAAGTGCCGAGCGTTCAGTTTGCTCAGCCAGTGCTACCAGCTTGTTGGCGCGATTCCGCCGCAGAAGCAAGTGCTGCACAAGGGTCTTGAGCTCACAGCTTCTGTTGGATACGAGTGAGTTACAGCTTTGCTTCTTTATCAGCAATGGCTATTGTTAttttgtagattttgttttaaaaaattagaatcTCGCGAGGTTTTATGTTGCGCTATTGGTACATAAATGGGACAGTGTGTTGTTGAATTGATCATTTTAAGTGTGTTTGGATCAGCGTTTGTGAATTTCGGTAAAATTGATTATAGTCAAAGTGAGTTGAAAATGAAGGGGTTtgtgtttggatacatttatgaaaaaatgatttttgttGGATAATGTTGTTAAATTTAGTGGTAAATCTCACAATTAATTTGTATGAGTTATTATTAGGGTGTTTGGTTTAGCTTTTGAAAATCAATTATAGCCAGAAGCTCCAAAGTGTAGCTTTTGAGTAGAAGTGCATTGGCTTTTGTGCCAACTGCTCAACCAAACACAGTTCATGTTTGGTTTGGACACACGGTGGAAAGCCACAGTGAGCTAAAAGCACGGTGGACAAAAGCAATTTCTCTTAGCTTTAGTGGCTGTCCACCTCGACCTTGGCTTCTGTGGTTTTTCACTAGTATCTGAACATGCATTCAAACTATGATATATTGGCTACTTTGGACTTGGGGCCGTGTTAGAACTTAGAAATTAGAAGAAGTTAGTACGATAGCACTGGAGAAGAGTTAAGGAAAGGAATGTAGTGTTTGTTGAGTGGACAAGCGAGGTCTGAGTTTGAGAAAGCGAGCAACTGTGTAGAACATTTGGGATACCGagagtattattattatttattattattgttgttgttgttattattattattggtaTTACtactactattattattattgttgttattattTCCGTCCTCCTTTTTATACCTGTCATTTCTCCCTCTGAAACTAATTAACTGTTTCAACTAACTAACATCGACTGCCCAATTTTTAATGAAGTTTTGCTAACACAGTACCAATAGATAGTAAATAAGAGCTATATACTTCATTGATAAATTGTAACAAGCTTGGTGCATACATGTATCAGCTTGATGGGGAGTGTAAAAATAGTAGGATGTAAATAGTAAATGGTAATTATAAATGTTGTATACATATTCTGGGCATTTTCAGCCTGAAAATTACCtttgacttttttatttcacacgAGGGCACGTCTCTGATATATGTCAGAGGTGTTCGGCATTTGATATTGATGAAGGGCTGGaaagttttcctttttttcttttaattctgGGCTAGTTACATTTGAATTATTTATCATATATGTGTATAACATGTTGTCAATAATTATATGAATGTACTCATGCCGCTTCTACTACGTATTCGTATTTTCTTGAAGGATTTCAATGAAGTTATGGTCTTGCAACTTCAATTCACAGCTTGCAAATGCTTTGTCTATTGAAGGAGACTACCGAGGTTCACTCTCTGCCTTAGAGTGTGGATATGCCTGTGCTACTGAAGTATACTACCCGGAATTGCAGGTACAATGTCAAAGTTAACAAGAAAAGAGATGTCCTTTGTTCCTTCTTTTCTTTTGACTGCTAATTTATTAATGAATTGAATTCTTACCACTAATAGGTGGAACCTTCTGGAAACTTATTGTCTTTTACTTTTGTAACAAAAAtcctaaaatcactttttgaaTAACTAATGTTATATATAGTTAAAACTAcattacaacaacaacaaaatcttTATCCCACTAAAtgaggtcggctatatggatcacaaTACACCATTCAGCTTGttcaatgatatatatatatatattagtggGTAGGCCTCTCCCAACAAATTCTTCTCCACATACACCGCCCAGGGATCGAACCCTCGATTAAATGCTTAAGAAATATATACTCTCAAATATTCCAGCCGTTGTTGTCTTTCCCCTTATTCTTAAGTCCTCAGTCCCCACTTTCATCTTTTTATACTGCCTCGATCAAACTTTTTACTTCTTTTAACAGAGGTCTCTAGTCTCTCTAGTATGATATTATTGACATTAGCCCGTCTAATATCTTGTTTATAACAATGGACCAGATGTTTTTTGCCACTTCAATACTGCATGTCCACCTCATGCAATGGGACGATGATAGTTTGGTTGAGCAGGCTGTTAATAAATGCAATGAGATTTGGGAGTCAATTGAGCCAGATAAAGTGAGTGCAAATATCCTTTAGCTTTGCTTTTGTTTATGTAGATAATGTACACTCACAAACACATGCATGTTTTCAACTAAACTGTTCCATGATTCCTTTTTTACTTTGGTCTAATGTTTTCCCCCTTGCTTCCACGCACTCCTCAGAGAAGACAATGCCCTGGCTTACTCTTTTACAATGAATTGTTGCACATATTCTATCGACTGCGGCTATGTGATTACAAGAATGCTGCACCCCATGTAGACAATCTGGATGCTGCCATGAAGACTAGTATGCAGCAAACACAACAAATGCAAGAGCTAGTGAAGGAGCTCAATGCTTTAGATCAAAGTCTCTCCAGATCTGACCTTTACCACAGGGATAGGGCAGCACTATCTAAAAAGCAAGCAATGATTCAAGAGCAGCTGAGAAACATGACTGGATTGAGTCCAATTGGTCGGGAATCTCTGGAACCAGTATACTTTGGGAATGCCAGAAGGTCAATAGGAGATAAGCTTCAGTTAGCACCTCCTCCTATTGATGGTGAATGGCTTCTTAAAAGCGCTGTCTATGCATTAGTTGATCTAATAGTTGTTATATTTGGGCGCCCAAAAGGACTTTTCAAGGAGTGTGGAAAGCGCATAAAGTCTGGGATGCGTATAATTCAAGGTTGTTCAGCAACTGTTTCTGTATTTGCTTGTGTAAttctttcttcctctttggGCTTTGGTCTAAATTTATTGCTTGACATATAAAAGCAAATAACTGGACAGCAAATGCAAATACTGCTAATTTGGAATGCAAAATCTTAATTGCTTGTCATGGTATGTCAAATAAATGTGTATAAATAAGCTTTCCACATAGTGCAGCGCTGATCTTTGGTCTTGTATGAATTATTCCTTTTTTATATGCGCTTCCTCTGTCTATCACTGTTACCAGATGTTCCACAGTCATAAAATGTCCTTTTTATTGGTCCCTTGGCTTTTGAATTATTTGTTCTGAAACCATGATGAGTGGGTTAAGTTGTTTATGTTGTTCACACTTTGGATTGCTGTTGTGCATTGCTTTGGACACTAATATATTTAAGTCATTGCTATTGTGCATTGCTTTGGAGACTAAATAATCCTTGCCACTTTGGACTGATTTTctatttgaaaataatatttctTCCTTGCAGATGAGTTAGTAAAGCTTGGAATTACTGATGGCGTCAGAGGTGAGATTCATTATTTTTATCTTGCCCACAAACAAGGGTTCATTATGCAACCTTTTTGAACTTTCTCTTTTAGCAGAAGTGGACTTACAACACTCCTCTATCTGGATGGCTGGAGTTTACTTGATGCTACTAATACAGTTTCTTGAAAACAAAGTGGccatagagctcacaagagcaGAGTTTGTTGAAGCACAAGAGGTTGGTTATGTTCCTATCGTATTTTTTGTTAGCTCTAAGGATGAGAAGATGTGATAGCTTGCATTTTATGGTACAAAATTTCAATTCTCAATTAGTAATACACCTCACTAGCTGGCTTGCTTCTGGTGATATTTTTCTTATACTAGTTGATTTAAACAGTTGGCAGTGAATTTGCATCCCCTAATGctccagatttgaaaccattgATGAGAATCTCTGCAATTTTTCAGGCTTTGATACAGATGAGAAATTGGTTCATGCGGTTTCCAACTATATTACAGGCATGTGAATGCATCATTGAGATGCTTAGAGGCCAATATGCTCATGCTGTTGGCTGTTATAATGAAGCTGCTTTTCATTATATTCAAGCAGTAAAGGTATATATTAGATTTGTCTGTAATGAGATATGATATAATAGCAATGATAAAGTGCAgtctttgttttggtaattgtgACGCAATATACATTCATACTGTGGTTTGGCATGGTAGAAGCCATATTTATGGTTTTCTGTTCACTGTTCAGAGATTTATTAAAAATTGTTTGTCAGAATAATTTCATGGTAATCCAGAAATAACTACATATTTCTGTGCAGCTTACAGAGAGTAAATCAATGCAAACTATGTGCCATGTTTATGCAGCTGTTTCATATATCTGCATTGGTGATGCTGAATCTTCTTCACAGGTGGAGCACCTATGCTGCAAATTGAATTGGTCATATGTACCATTTTTTAAGTATTCAATTCAGTAGACAATATCTTTTGACCAAATCATAGATTACCTGCAGGCACTTGATTTGATTGGGCCAGTTTATGGAGTAATGGATTCTTTTGTGGGAGTTAGAGAAAAAACAGGTGTTCTTTTTGCATATGGTCTTTTATTGATGAAGCAACAGGATCTACAAGAATCAAGGttagttttgacttttgagataATTTTTGTAACTTAATCAATCAGTTTGTTTCTGTGTATGAATGTCAACTTTATAATTTTATGCAATGTGTCAGaatatttcttcttttatttgatAGGAAATGATTTAAAATCTTGCTTGAGAGCTGACCCTTGCACTGCAGAACACAGAAGATAAGGATATTTCTGGAAATAAACTGAATAATAAACTCAAACGAATCCAGCAGTTAAACCTTCTTACAAGGGAAAACCCTTACAACTCAATACTCAATATGAATCCAAACCTAATGAGAGGACTCTTTTTTATTATAAACTAACCCTACTAAGCAAATAACACTAGCCCAACATACACCCAACTCAAATAATAAAATAGActcatccaacaagcttaaacTAACTGACAGAGACAGATGAAATCAACCCGGCCCAAAGTCTAATAGGCCCATCCTGGGTCCGTGCGGCTCAATTGCTGCCTTCTCTTCATCATCACGCCCAAAGGGCTTCTTCCTTCTAGAGTAAACCTTCCAAATACGAGGCTTCTCTTGGATCCTAACATTATGTCATATAGTACGTTTGAGTGTTATTTGGACCTTAAAATTAGGTAACAGAATAATTTACCTCACATGCAACTGAACAGTTGCATACATTCCCATATATCATTTATCTTTCTTCCTCCTTCATCTaagttgcaatttttttttattgcagaAATCGCCTGGCAAGGGGATTGCAACTGACACATACTTATTTGGGGAACCTTCAACTTGTTTCTCAATATCTGACAGTCCTTGGCAGTTTGGCACTTGCGCTGCAGGACACAGCACAGGCGAGGGAGATATTGAAATCATCTTTGACCTTGGCAAAAAAGCTTTATGATATTCCTACTCAGATCTGGGTGCTGTCTGTTTTGACAGGTACTTCTCTAAGATTGTAGTTTGTGATTGTAATAATTCTCCCTTTATGACTTTCAGGAGTGCCCTAGTTACAGTTTGCAAATCGCACTATTTTATTCCTGTCTGAGTATTGAGAGTTGAGacaaccttcagagtgtcttgAAGATTTGTGTTTTTCTGTGGCTTAATAATAAACCTTGTTTAAAGGTGGCTGTAAGGAAAGTCGGAAACTTTCTCCCTGAGCTATATGAATCAGTTGTCTAATTATACAACAGCCTTTTACTTTTTTGGGTGTTACTTTGTGTGGTAATTCTAAGTCAGTCTCTTTTTGGGATCCAGTTATCCAAATTATTTGTGAAGAGGTTTTATAGATGCAatggttcttttttttttctgtgatTAGTTCACCTTAGTCCAGTCTTGTTCATGAAGTAATCCTTTCTATTAACTCTATTTACTATGCATGGGGTTTTACTGAGAGGATAAAGGAAATTGCAATTCACAAGGGCCTTCTTTTGTGTAGGACGAATTGAGACGGTATTTTGTAAATACAGAATTATCTTGTGATTATGCTGAAATCAAATACATAAATATGAATCAGAATAGAACACACCATTGATTGAGTTGGGAGATTTGTTATAAGGGTCGTAGAATATCCGTGTCTTAAGAAATCTGCCATGTGAAGGGTTTACCCTTGGTGAAGATTTACTTATTACTTATTAATCCATCCTATAATTCACAATAAAATGCTTCAAAGTTTATCTTAGATCTGATTTTTGGATCAAGTCCAGGCAAAAATCAACTAGCCCTCGTGTATCAACTTTATGGTTAAGATTTACTCATTATTAATCAACTGTATGGTTAAGATTTACTTTCACACTTGGCTCTCTCACTTGATACATCCTATTGACAGATAATAATTAGATAGATAATTGAGACCAAAGCCCAAGGGCGCATTGTCGTCTAGGGCTATCTCTGTATTAATGTTATTTGTTGTATTTTATGCTTTTTTATGTTCTGTCTTTGCATTTATTGTCCTTAGTTGCATTctcttcatttctttctttaaGTTTGTTTTTATTGAAAACGAGTTTATTTTACGAAGATTTGGTTCTTGCAGGTTTATATAAAGATTTAGGGGAAAGGGGAAACGAAATGGAGAATGCTGAGTACCAGACAAGAAAAACGATTGATTTGCAGAGGAGAATAGCAGATGCAAATGCTTCCATCTATCATCTTGAAATAGTAAGCTAATTTGACAAAGAAGTACTATGCGTTATATGTTTGGATTTATACTGAGTTATTGTTTGTTTTACCATTTTGATTAACAGATTAACAAAGTAAGATTTGAAGTTGACCCATTGCATGAGTTGGACGCCAAGCGTGCAATGGCAGGCCCAACCATGGGAGTCAGTCTTGACATCCCAGAATCTATTGGTCTGTCAGCACCCTTACCTGCTCCATCGTCTTCAAGACTAGTTGATATAGACACTGGAAAACTTAGAAAATGGAGATCTTAGTATTTTTCTCATGAAGGTGAACCTAGGAATTTAGGGGTTTTCTCATGCAGGTAAACCCAGTAtattattttgaattaattacAGGGATTGCTCTAAGGTCCAAGCGGGTTGAAGAGGTTGACTGAGTGATTGGCTTCCATCTCTCCACTTGTAAGCAAGGCTGTCTACCATGTGCATTCCTGTTAAAGATTATGTATAGTTAGTTATGATGTTAGTGTTACTCATTAGTTATATGATAAAATAGATGGTAGTGCTCACCTATTAACACTAGAATAGGGTTTTTTTGTATTAAAGGGTCATGTGAAGAATAGGTTTTATAAGGCAGTTCAGTTAGGATTTCTTGTGTTTGATTTAGCTGTTTATAGCCTTTGTTTTAAATTCCCAGAAGTCAATTTGCTGTCTTATTTAAAGGTGTCAAAGTTTTAGTGAAATACAATTTGGTGTATACCATGTTTGTCCTCATGACAAAaatatgtattttatctttgaCCTGTATCCTGTTGCTGTTCTTATTCACTGCTATAGTGCTATGCAGTATGGTGTGTCTGAAGCTGAGATGGTTATATTTGATTTTTCGAAGGTTGGAAATAAGGGATTATAGATAGTATAGTCAAGCTTCCAGGCCTTGGATTCAGTCATCCATCCTTTGTTATCTGGGGAGAGTGCTTCTAATATCTAATCAACTAGTGCTGGGAAAAGCCATCTTGCTACGAAGAGTATCCGCTGCTTCTGATAATGAGCTTAAGATAAATGCAGAAAATGAATCCTTGTGAAACCTCAGCAACAGTTAGTGTAGAGAATAACAGAGCTGCTTTTAATAGCTCGGGTACAAAGGTTTTGGAAAGGAGGAAATTTTAAGAAAGTATCTTATAATCTGATAATATTTTAGAAcgaaagaaattaaataatagaATATGACGAATTTCAGGGttggtttgattttttttttaacttgggttggtttgattttgaaaatactaatttagttgtaacttttttttttgaaaacaatttaGTTGTAACTTGCCCTTACAAAATacaaagtatcattttatttactttttttttaacttttgtaTAGAAACCATATAAATTCTTGAAAATGAAACAATAAATATGATGTACGATATTTATGGCACATATGAGG
This is a stretch of genomic DNA from Lotus japonicus ecotype B-129 chromosome 1, LjGifu_v1.2. It encodes these proteins:
- the LOC130733840 gene encoding sister chromatid cohesion protein SCC4; amino-acid sequence: MEAVAAGLWTLAEHHENTGEIAKAIKCLEAICQTEVSFPPIVEVKTRLRIATLLLHYSHNVNHAKAHLERSQLLLKSIPSCFELKCRAFSLLSQCYQLVGAIPPQKQVLHKGLELTASVGYEISMKLWSCNFNSQLANALSIEGDYRGSLSALECGYACATEVYYPELQMFFATSILHVHLMQWDDDSLVEQAVNKCNEIWESIEPDKRRQCPGLLFYNELLHIFYRLRLCDYKNAAPHVDNLDAAMKTSMQQTQQMQELVKELNALDQSLSRSDLYHRDRAALSKKQAMIQEQLRNMTGLSPIGRESLEPVYFGNARRSIGDKLQLAPPPIDGEWLLKSAVYALVDLIVVIFGRPKGLFKECGKRIKSGMRIIQDELVKLGITDGVREVDLQHSSIWMAGVYLMLLIQFLENKVAIELTRAEFVEAQEALIQMRNWFMRFPTILQACECIIEMLRGQYAHAVGCYNEAAFHYIQAVKLTESKSMQTMCHVYAAVSYICIGDAESSSQALDLIGPVYGVMDSFVGVREKTGVLFAYGLLLMKQQDLQESRNRLARGLQLTHTYLGNLQLVSQYLTVLGSLALALQDTAQAREILKSSLTLAKKLYDIPTQIWVLSVLTGLYKDLGERGNEMENAEYQTRKTIDLQRRIADANASIYHLEIINKVRFEVDPLHELDAKRAMAGPTMGVSLDIPESIGLSAPLPAPSSSRLVDIDTGKLRKWRS